One Microbacter margulisiae genomic window carries:
- a CDS encoding MFS transporter, translating into MTTHKPAWIFIVLIGIVSLFADMTYEGARSITGPFLATLGASATAVGIIAGFGELIGNALRLLSGWISDKTHQYWTITFVGYFVNLLAVPMLALAGSWEMAALLMILERTGKAIRKPARDAILSNVTSTVGHGKGFGVHEALDQIGAVMGPLIISVPITSPTATPHLLPYCLFPH; encoded by the coding sequence ATGACCACACACAAGCCAGCGTGGATATTTATTGTGCTTATCGGTATTGTCAGCCTGTTTGCCGATATGACTTATGAAGGGGCTCGGAGTATTACCGGCCCTTTTTTAGCAACCTTGGGAGCAAGCGCAACAGCCGTTGGCATCATTGCCGGCTTTGGTGAATTGATTGGAAACGCATTACGGTTGCTCTCGGGATGGATATCGGATAAAACACATCAATACTGGACGATTACTTTTGTTGGTTATTTCGTCAACCTGTTGGCCGTGCCAATGTTGGCATTAGCCGGAAGTTGGGAGATGGCTGCTTTGCTAATGATTCTGGAACGTACAGGAAAAGCGATTCGGAAGCCTGCGCGTGATGCAATTCTTTCGAATGTCACGTCAACGGTGGGTCATGGGAAAGGGTTCGGCGTTCACGAAGCGCTCGATCAGATCGGAGCTGTCATGGGACCACTCATTATCAGTGTTCCTATTACTTCTCCCACCGCTACACCACATCTTTTGCCATACTGTTTATTCCCGCATTGA
- a CDS encoding YceI family protein yields the protein MIVRRRKYSFTVLLLAFVLVVPVRAATSHMALCFSLQQLSIDGHTNVNTFWLKYARNNSPLISSDFSTQQESLFAVSIPVNEFVFSNHLMKHDFLSMIHADQYPDIRIQLKDLQKIASFQKDSTDVVNVDITLAGIKRSVSVVCNIDKGDECHFDVTGTKAMKLSDFELIPPAKFFGLVKVNDDIVIHFEIRLILHNN from the coding sequence ATGATTGTTCGTCGACGAAAATATAGTTTTACGGTTTTATTGTTGGCTTTTGTTCTGGTTGTACCGGTCAGAGCGGCAACTTCGCATATGGCGCTTTGTTTTTCACTACAGCAACTTTCCATCGACGGGCATACCAATGTAAATACCTTTTGGCTTAAATATGCCAGGAATAATTCTCCCTTGATTTCCAGCGATTTTTCAACGCAACAGGAAAGTTTATTTGCTGTGAGCATCCCGGTGAATGAATTTGTATTTAGCAATCATTTGATGAAACATGATTTTTTATCAATGATTCATGCCGATCAATATCCCGATATCCGGATACAACTAAAAGATTTGCAGAAAATAGCTTCTTTTCAGAAAGATTCTACGGATGTGGTGAATGTGGATATTACGTTGGCCGGCATAAAACGGTCCGTAAGCGTTGTCTGCAATATCGATAAGGGAGACGAATGCCATTTTGACGTCACTGGGACGAAAGCGATGAAATTATCTGATTTTGAATTGATTCCACCTGCAAAGTTTTTTGGGCTAGTTAAAGTGAATGACGACATTGTGATCCATTTTGAAATAAGATTGATTTTGCATAATAATTAG
- a CDS encoding RrF2 family transcriptional regulator: MKISTRTRYGIRAMAEIAQALPGHGVYQKDIAFRQQISVKYLDSIIQALKTSNLIVNIRGKKSGYILTRAPEQITMLDIHNAFENGICIIECLSPAVRCDRVPDCKAYQFWNNLNSIIVDYFKSITLKDVIDKQIVDLDRLNFPSTSFLC; encoded by the coding sequence ATGAAAATAAGCACTCGAACACGTTACGGCATCAGGGCAATGGCAGAAATCGCCCAAGCGTTACCAGGCCATGGTGTATATCAAAAAGACATTGCTTTCAGGCAACAAATCTCTGTAAAATACCTGGATAGTATTATTCAGGCATTGAAAACCTCTAATTTGATTGTCAATATAAGAGGTAAAAAAAGCGGATATATATTGACACGTGCTCCGGAACAGATTACCATGCTTGACATTCACAATGCATTTGAAAACGGAATTTGCATTATTGAATGTTTATCGCCTGCAGTACGCTGCGACAGGGTACCTGATTGCAAAGCTTACCAGTTTTGGAATAATCTCAATTCCATTATTGTTGATTATTTCAAATCGATCACGTTGAAGGATGTTATTGACAAACAAATTGTCGATTTGGACAGGCTGAATTTTCCCAGCACTTCATTTTTGTGCTAA
- a CDS encoding HAD family hydrolase, with protein MKIEIPGQEALQLHHLVLDFNGTIAIDGVLIDGVSQLLHTLSENLQIHVITADTFGTVGREIKNIPCQMHIIEPMNQSQQKADYVTRLGKESVVAIGNGRNDSLMLQTAMLGIAVLQREGAHASMLSTADVICLSIIDALALLTNPLRLVATLRN; from the coding sequence ATGAAAATAGAAATTCCAGGTCAGGAGGCTCTACAGCTTCATCATCTTGTACTCGACTTTAACGGGACAATAGCAATAGACGGAGTACTCATTGATGGGGTATCGCAACTACTACATACTTTAAGCGAAAACTTGCAAATTCATGTGATAACTGCTGACACTTTTGGAACAGTAGGTAGGGAAATAAAGAATATTCCATGCCAGATGCATATCATTGAGCCAATGAATCAATCTCAACAAAAAGCCGACTATGTGACTCGATTAGGGAAAGAAAGTGTAGTGGCAATAGGAAATGGACGCAATGACTCATTAATGTTACAAACAGCAATGTTGGGCATTGCCGTCTTGCAACGGGAAGGAGCTCATGCTTCTATGCTTTCAACAGCAGATGTTATCTGTTTATCCATCATAGACGCATTGGCATTACTAACTAACCCCTTGCGGCTGGTTGCCACTTTACGTAATTAA
- the purB gene encoding adenylosuccinate lyase, producing the protein MNLSTLTAISPVDGRYRSKTESLDGYFSEFALIRYRVRVEIEYFIALCNIPLAPLAKIDASVFPSLRRIYTEFAEGDAERIKEIERTTNHDVKAVEYFIKEKFDNLRLDEYKEFIHFGLTSQDINNTAIPLSLKEAMDDIFNRQLEELIQQLRGLAEQWMSIPMLAKTHGQPASPTRLGKELMVFVYRAEEQLQLLRQTPVSAKFGGATGNFNAHHVAFPEYNWKQFANEFVGETLGLQREQWTTQISNYDHLAAICDAVKRINTVLIDLSRDIWMYISMDYFKQRIKAGEVGSSAMPHKVNPIDFENAEGNLGIANTLFEYLASKLPISRLQRDLTDSTVLRNIGIPFAHTIIAIESLKKGLGKLVLHETSIIGDLQKNWAVVAEGIQTILRREGYPAPYEALKALTRTNEAITEASIQAFINQLDVNESVKNELMAITPENYTGE; encoded by the coding sequence ATGAACTTATCTACGCTTACCGCTATTTCTCCGGTAGATGGTCGTTATCGTTCCAAAACAGAATCATTAGATGGTTATTTTTCTGAGTTTGCATTAATACGCTATCGTGTCCGTGTCGAAATCGAATATTTCATTGCACTCTGCAACATTCCTTTGGCTCCGTTGGCTAAAATCGATGCTTCTGTTTTCCCTTCACTAAGAAGAATTTATACAGAATTCGCCGAAGGTGATGCAGAACGTATTAAAGAGATTGAACGAACCACCAATCATGACGTAAAAGCAGTTGAATACTTTATAAAGGAAAAGTTTGATAATCTTCGGTTAGATGAATATAAAGAATTCATTCACTTCGGATTGACCTCTCAGGACATAAACAACACAGCCATTCCTCTATCGTTAAAGGAAGCGATGGACGATATTTTTAACCGGCAACTCGAAGAATTGATTCAACAATTACGTGGCTTAGCTGAGCAATGGATGTCAATTCCCATGCTGGCTAAAACACACGGACAACCAGCATCGCCTACCCGCCTTGGAAAAGAATTAATGGTCTTCGTATATCGTGCTGAAGAACAATTGCAATTATTAAGGCAAACTCCTGTGTCGGCAAAATTCGGAGGAGCTACCGGTAATTTTAATGCGCATCATGTGGCTTTCCCCGAATACAACTGGAAACAATTTGCCAATGAATTCGTCGGTGAAACGTTGGGACTTCAGCGCGAACAATGGACTACGCAAATTTCTAATTATGATCATTTGGCAGCCATTTGTGATGCAGTCAAACGCATCAATACCGTTTTGATTGATTTAAGCCGTGATATCTGGATGTATATCTCGATGGATTATTTCAAACAACGTATCAAGGCAGGAGAGGTCGGCTCTTCGGCCATGCCTCACAAGGTAAATCCTATTGATTTTGAAAATGCGGAAGGTAATCTTGGTATCGCAAATACGTTGTTCGAATATTTAGCTTCCAAGTTACCAATCTCGCGGTTGCAAAGGGATCTGACAGATTCTACCGTATTGCGCAACATCGGAATTCCGTTTGCCCATACCATTATTGCCATTGAAAGTTTAAAGAAAGGACTGGGAAAACTGGTGCTTCACGAAACTTCCATCATTGGTGACCTGCAAAAGAACTGGGCGGTTGTTGCCGAAGGAATTCAAACTATTTTACGTCGAGAAGGTTACCCTGCACCATATGAAGCATTAAAAGCCTTGACCCGCACAAATGAGGCTATTACAGAAGCGTCAATACAAGCATTCATTAATCAGCTGGATGTAAATGAGTCTGTAAAAAATGAATTAATGGCTATTACTCCGGAAAATTATACAGGAGAATAA
- a CDS encoding MutS-related protein: MLIDTQTLYDLEILHTEDDGTPVFHLINQTKTTGGSYRLRDKLMHPPGSYELLIEQQEAIRYFSENHDQFHLPANDIQMKAIEEYFTSNIEVVANDHWITSVQFCLSDIASFRFLKSSLPEVIRFAAMLQQMIRKDTSELPLILKQIEHQLQLIEGDASFQSIKDINREQAISFHHCLKADRALRTVLKEPFMALIDAYYELDALLSMAVTTVRLKFQFPEIINTGQPLFQVEAMYHPLLKNAIPACVDMNQERNFIFLTGANMSGKTTFLKTIGLSVYFAHLGMGVPAKKARIAYVDRLITGITFTDNIAIGYSYFFSEVKRIRQLAVALHNGERVFSIFDELFRGTNIKDAVEASTTIMQQLLPWKDDLFIISSHLTEISPKIMPFSNVQFLCFESFIKDGKPSFTYTLQEGVSTMRLGMKIIENEGINQLLVRKMP, from the coding sequence ATGTTAATCGACACACAAACATTGTATGATCTGGAAATTCTTCACACTGAAGACGACGGCACTCCGGTCTTTCATCTAATCAATCAAACAAAAACGACGGGAGGAAGTTATCGCTTGCGTGACAAACTGATGCATCCTCCCGGATCTTATGAACTACTGATTGAGCAACAAGAGGCAATTCGTTATTTTAGCGAAAATCATGATCAATTTCATCTGCCTGCCAATGATATACAGATGAAAGCCATAGAAGAATATTTTACTTCCAATATTGAGGTAGTGGCCAATGATCATTGGATCACGAGTGTTCAGTTCTGCCTATCGGACATCGCGTCATTCCGGTTCCTGAAAAGCAGTCTGCCGGAAGTTATCCGCTTTGCAGCCATGTTGCAGCAAATGATACGGAAAGACACAAGTGAACTTCCTTTGATTTTGAAGCAAATAGAGCATCAGTTACAGTTGATAGAAGGGGATGCATCATTTCAGAGCATTAAAGACATCAACAGGGAGCAAGCCATATCGTTTCATCATTGCCTGAAAGCAGACAGGGCGCTCCGTACCGTATTAAAGGAACCCTTTATGGCGTTAATTGATGCATACTATGAATTGGATGCTTTGTTATCCATGGCCGTCACGACAGTCAGGTTGAAATTTCAGTTTCCGGAAATAATCAACACCGGGCAACCATTGTTTCAGGTTGAAGCGATGTACCATCCTCTGCTGAAAAATGCCATACCGGCTTGTGTAGATATGAACCAGGAGCGCAACTTCATTTTTCTCACCGGAGCCAACATGTCAGGCAAGACAACATTTCTGAAAACAATTGGATTATCTGTATATTTTGCCCATCTGGGCATGGGAGTTCCGGCAAAAAAAGCACGGATAGCTTATGTTGATAGATTAATCACCGGTATAACATTTACCGATAATATCGCGATCGGATACAGCTACTTCTTCAGCGAAGTAAAACGTATCAGGCAGCTCGCCGTCGCTTTACACAACGGAGAACGGGTATTCTCCATCTTCGATGAATTATTCAGGGGAACCAATATAAAAGATGCAGTTGAGGCTTCAACTACCATCATGCAACAACTATTGCCGTGGAAAGACGATCTGTTTATTATTTCGTCACACCTAACCGAAATTAGTCCGAAAATAATGCCCTTCTCCAACGTTCAATTCCTCTGTTTTGAATCATTTATCAAAGACGGAAAACCTTCATTCACTTATACTTTACAGGAAGGGGTAAGCACTATGCGACTAGGAATGAAGATCATAGAAAATGAAGGCATCAATCAATTACTTGTAAGGAAAATGCCATAG
- a CDS encoding dynamin family protein → MQDYTILLTEIKRINVLTGAPDLTRPLEALLNDKRRKINVAVLGQFKTGKSSLINSLLQNDILPVGVVPLTAIVTQILYDHEPSVHIQFIDGTELNTTLDHLATYVTEKHNPNNERKVAQAEVFHPALEPFSNISFVDTPGLGSFYKHNSDTTLEWLPFTGLAIAVISAERPLSEEDITLLKGIATYCPDLVIVVTKTDLFGSKELQEIRQYINASVSKSLQRDIEVLEYSTITQTDQQRKSILEQVITPLHDKIDQKREEIMLFKFKAAIRQSIVYADLALQASLKRLAEKNQITKTLQEMERNHHHHEKEMMLSTSSFKGEIREKLETIIISCLQEMEHNLQITFEHDFQYFRGTLFNVSKQFEQWLAKNIRKELLKIDESYYDQINQLVMEYLDYYRYTAVQFRQQLEEKLTESFGIHLSETYWQCDFMGVEKPDVSIYRVFDSHLDSLLFFLPIKGFSRLFYNHFKKQIPLEAEKNLHRYISFVTTKIFQSIDALHAQAVTYIKSEMTIIINILTRETGNNEELTESLGKLKTMQADVETNAIK, encoded by the coding sequence ATGCAGGATTATACAATACTACTAACGGAAATCAAACGGATTAACGTACTCACCGGAGCACCTGACCTGACACGTCCTTTGGAAGCATTGCTCAACGACAAACGAAGAAAGATTAACGTAGCCGTATTAGGCCAGTTCAAAACCGGCAAAAGCTCTCTAATTAATAGTCTCCTGCAAAATGATATATTGCCTGTGGGCGTTGTGCCTCTCACTGCCATCGTAACGCAGATTCTTTACGATCACGAGCCATCCGTGCATATCCAATTTATCGATGGCACCGAACTGAACACAACTCTGGATCATCTGGCTACATACGTTACAGAAAAACATAACCCAAACAATGAACGAAAAGTAGCACAAGCCGAAGTCTTTCATCCTGCGTTAGAACCGTTTTCTAATATTTCCTTTGTAGATACACCCGGCTTGGGAAGTTTTTACAAACATAATAGTGACACTACGCTGGAATGGTTGCCTTTCACAGGATTGGCCATTGCCGTTATCAGCGCCGAACGGCCTTTGTCGGAAGAAGACATCACTCTGCTAAAAGGAATTGCTACCTATTGTCCCGACCTGGTTATTGTAGTAACAAAAACAGACTTGTTTGGGTCAAAAGAATTGCAGGAGATACGGCAGTACATAAACGCCTCGGTAAGCAAATCCTTACAACGTGACATAGAAGTACTGGAATATTCCACCATTACGCAAACCGATCAACAGAGAAAATCAATCTTAGAACAAGTTATTACTCCCTTACACGATAAGATTGATCAAAAACGGGAGGAAATTATGCTTTTTAAATTCAAAGCAGCTATCCGACAAAGCATTGTCTATGCCGATCTGGCGCTACAGGCATCCTTGAAACGCCTTGCAGAAAAGAATCAGATAACGAAGACACTACAGGAAATGGAGCGTAACCACCATCATCACGAAAAAGAAATGATGCTTTCCACGTCATCATTCAAAGGTGAAATACGCGAAAAACTGGAAACAATCATCATTTCCTGCCTGCAGGAAATGGAACATAATTTGCAAATTACCTTTGAACACGATTTTCAATATTTCAGAGGCACACTGTTCAATGTCTCCAAACAATTTGAACAATGGCTGGCAAAAAACATCCGGAAGGAGTTATTGAAAATCGATGAATCGTACTATGACCAAATTAATCAACTCGTCATGGAGTATCTAGATTATTACCGATACACTGCTGTGCAATTCCGACAACAACTAGAGGAAAAACTGACAGAAAGTTTTGGAATTCATTTATCAGAAACATACTGGCAATGTGATTTTATGGGCGTTGAGAAACCTGATGTTTCCATCTACCGCGTCTTCGATTCCCATCTCGATTCATTGTTGTTCTTTTTGCCCATAAAAGGCTTTAGCCGTTTGTTTTACAATCATTTCAAAAAGCAGATACCATTAGAAGCCGAGAAAAACCTGCATCGCTATATTTCTTTTGTTACCACCAAGATATTTCAGTCCATCGACGCATTACATGCCCAGGCTGTTACCTATATCAAATCTGAGATGACTATTATTATCAATATCCTGACCCGCGAAACCGGGAACAACGAAGAACTGACAGAATCGCTCGGGAAGTTAAAAACCATGCAGGCAGACGTTGAAACAAATGCTATAAAGTAA
- the kdsB gene encoding 3-deoxy-manno-octulosonate cytidylyltransferase, whose translation MSFLGIIPARYASTRFPGKPLADIGGKPMIQHVYEQAKKTLDRVVVATDDNRIFDAVKAFRGEAIMTSDRHKSGTDRCFEAFTNLKQPFDVIINIQGDEPFVKPEHIESLKECFQKPSTQIATLVKPFSSDDNFELLFNSNSPKVVLNHQQEALYFSRSVIPYIRNFPHTEWLKNQIFYKHIGMYAYKADVLEKITQLTQSSLEIAESLEQLRWLENGFRIQVGIVNFETIAVDTPEDLEKAREYYALHSL comes from the coding sequence ATATCGTTTTTAGGTATTATTCCTGCACGTTACGCTTCTACAAGATTTCCGGGTAAACCATTAGCCGACATTGGTGGTAAGCCAATGATTCAGCATGTGTATGAGCAAGCAAAGAAGACACTTGACAGGGTAGTTGTGGCAACCGATGACAATCGGATTTTCGATGCTGTTAAAGCATTTAGAGGAGAAGCCATCATGACCTCTGATCGGCACAAAAGCGGCACAGACCGGTGCTTTGAGGCTTTTACAAACCTGAAACAACCCTTTGATGTCATTATCAATATTCAGGGAGATGAACCTTTTGTAAAACCAGAACACATTGAATCACTGAAAGAATGTTTTCAGAAGCCCAGCACTCAGATCGCAACATTGGTGAAGCCGTTCTCTTCTGATGATAACTTTGAGCTGTTGTTTAACTCCAATTCTCCTAAAGTAGTTTTGAATCATCAACAGGAAGCTCTCTACTTTAGTCGTTCCGTCATTCCTTATATCCGGAACTTTCCCCATACAGAATGGTTGAAAAATCAGATATTTTATAAACATATTGGAATGTATGCTTATAAGGCAGACGTATTGGAAAAAATTACCCAGCTTACCCAATCATCTCTCGAAATAGCTGAATCGCTGGAACAATTACGCTGGCTGGAAAATGGATTTCGCATCCAGGTCGGCATTGTCAACTTTGAAACCATAGCCGTTGACACACCAGAAGATCTGGAAAAGGCTCGCGAATATTACGCATTACACTCTTTATAA
- a CDS encoding MFS transporter — protein MARIKYPVTQQQEVDKASLHKMNSKQFFWLYVIALSLIGAGFADYSLIAFHFDKSGQIAVQWIPVMYAIAMGSDAISALVLGHLFDKFGIKTLIGSTVIAAFFAPLVFWGNNTTALIGMILWGIGMGAMESIVNAVLASIFPAGKRATGFGLFNAIFGMTWFAGSALMGWLYDHSITSVVLFSLIIQLLSLPFFIKLSKMKLAR, from the coding sequence GTGGCCCGCATCAAATATCCGGTAACGCAACAACAGGAAGTTGACAAGGCTTCGTTGCATAAAATGAATTCAAAGCAATTCTTCTGGTTGTATGTTATTGCTTTGTCGCTCATTGGCGCCGGCTTTGCAGATTATTCCCTCATTGCATTCCACTTTGACAAAAGCGGACAAATAGCGGTTCAATGGATTCCGGTCATGTATGCTATTGCCATGGGATCGGACGCAATCTCAGCTTTGGTGCTCGGACACCTGTTTGACAAATTCGGAATCAAAACACTCATTGGCAGCACTGTGATAGCTGCTTTCTTTGCTCCACTAGTCTTTTGGGGGAATAACACAACCGCCCTCATCGGGATGATACTGTGGGGCATCGGCATGGGAGCAATGGAATCAATTGTGAATGCTGTCCTGGCATCTATTTTCCCGGCAGGCAAAAGAGCGACCGGATTTGGATTGTTCAATGCTATTTTTGGGATGACCTGGTTTGCCGGAAGCGCTCTTATGGGATGGTTATACGATCATTCCATCACATCCGTTGTTTTGTTTTCGCTGATCATACAACTCCTTTCACTTCCTTTTTTCATTAAACTGAGCAAAATGAAATTGGCAAGATGA
- a CDS encoding YceI family protein, which translates to MNTKNKLVLFAIVLFTMSFSVAHAEDTYDIVPSMSSMEVLGTSTLHNWHMNASNIISTAKVVNNTQIVSSLFKVEVNSLKSSEGTMMDNIAHKSLKMKNYPEIIFSIQSAKVNSTNKTGFEGTVTGNLMIAGVTRAVAIPVNVTYLVNNMIKVAGSIPLTMTEFGIKPPTAMLGMVKSGDQIRVAFVLIFKKQ; encoded by the coding sequence ATGAACACAAAAAACAAATTAGTTTTATTTGCAATTGTATTATTTACAATGTCTTTCAGCGTTGCTCATGCTGAAGATACCTACGACATTGTTCCGTCTATGAGTTCAATGGAAGTGCTTGGAACGTCTACGCTTCACAATTGGCACATGAATGCGAGCAACATTATTTCAACGGCAAAAGTAGTCAATAACACCCAAATTGTTAGTTCGCTCTTCAAAGTTGAAGTCAACAGCTTGAAAAGCAGTGAAGGCACAATGATGGATAATATTGCTCATAAGTCATTGAAAATGAAAAATTATCCTGAAATAATCTTTAGCATTCAATCTGCAAAGGTTAATAGCACCAACAAAACTGGCTTTGAAGGAACGGTTACAGGAAATTTGATGATCGCAGGCGTTACACGGGCAGTAGCAATTCCTGTGAATGTTACCTATCTGGTAAATAATATGATTAAAGTTGCAGGAAGTATTCCTCTTACAATGACTGAGTTTGGAATTAAACCTCCTACTGCCATGTTGGGGATGGTTAAGTCGGGAGATCAAATACGCGTTGCATTTGTGCTCATATTCAAAAAACAATAA